CTGGGGATGGCCGCGCTCAGGCGGCCTTTCTAGGGAGGTGGGTCACCTCGCTTTCGATCAGAGCGCGATGCAAGGCGGCGATTCCTGCCTCCATCTCCTTGGCTCCGAGGACGAATTGAACATCCACGCTGCGCGGTGTCTGATGGGCGGCGATCACCTCGATCCCGGCATCTTCTAGCGCTGCCAGACCGCGGCTGAGTACCCTGAGCCCACTCAGATCACGCCCGATGGGCGACACCAGAGACAAGGTGCGCGCAGAGACCTTGGCCGAGGGGTAAATCTCTTCCAGATCACGCGCCACGCGCCGGACAACCTTGAGCGACGCCTGCACATAGTGCGTGATCGTATTGGCGTTCGATGTCTTGGATACGATCCAGACATTGTGCCGCTTAAGCGCCTCCAGAATGGCCGCGTCATAGCCTTTGACGCCGACCATATCCTGTTCGAACAATTCCAATGCCACGACCTTGAGGCCGGTCACGATCTCGACGCTTGGCGTATCGGTCGGCTGATCGTCGATCAGCGTCCCCGGATCGCCCGGATCAAAGGCATTCGTTACCCGCAGCGCCACATCGGCCTGTCGCAGGGTCTTGGCCGCCTTGGGGTGAATCGCCTCCATCCCCAAATTCGAGAGCTGATCGGCCACGTCGTAATTGGTGTGGCCCAGCTTGCGCACAGCGTCCGCCCCCACAAGGTTTGGATCCGCGGACGAGAGGTGAAATTCCTTGTGGATGATCGCCTCTTTCGCCCCTGTCCATGCGGCAATAGTGGCGAATGTGACCTCGGAATAGCCCCGGTCAAACTCGCGCATCAGCCCTTCGGTGCATTGCGCATAGCCCGTGACAATCGGCATTTCGCTGGATAGATCCACGTCACGCAAGCCTGCGGCGATCCGTTCTGACAGGTCATGCTCTGTCTCGTCGCGCCAACCGCTCAGGTCGATGAATCGCGCGTTGACGCCGGCCCGCTGCAACAAAAGCGTGGTGACAAAGGCAGAATGCGATTCCCCCAGACCCGAGAGCAATTCACGGATGACCAGCATGTGATCGCTCAGGCGGAAATGGCCATAGGAACATAGCCGCTGCAGATCAAAGAGGCACGACCGCGCCCCCTCGATCCGCTCGCGCACGAACTCGTCCGCCATGCTGCGATCACCCGGATGTTCCAGAATATCCCCATGTGACTCGCGCATCGCGCGGCCCACCTCGGTCAGCGCATCAAGCCAACCGTGATCATCATCCCCGTTGGCAAATCGCGCATAGACCCCCGGTGTGCCGGATTTCTTGTGCTCCAACAGCTTGTTGGTGATCCCGCCAAAGGCCGAGACCACAAAGATGCGATGGTAAAGCGCGGCACCTGTCCGCTCTCCGATAAAGAGCGTGCCAAGCAACTCGTTCACGCGGCTCATGGATGTGCCGCCAATTTTTTCGACGGTATGGTCTGGAAATGTCATATCCCTCTATCCGGGTTTAAACCCGGACCCTTTTGTCAGGCGCTTTCCAGCGCGTAAGAGCCATCGGCCTGATGCACCTCTTTGCCCGTCACCGGCGGGTTAAAGCAGCAGGCCATGACAAGCTCTTCCTCTGCGCGCAGGATGTGGCGATCATGCTTGTCGAGCGCATACATCACGCCCGGCTTGATCTCATGCGTCTCGCCGGTGGCGATGTCCGTGATCGAGCCTTTGCCCTGCATGCAATAGACGCTCTCAAAGTGGTTCTTGTATTCGAACGTATGTTCCGAACCCGGCTCCAGGAACGTGATGTGAAATGAAAATCCCATCCCGTCATCGGCCAGCAGCATCCGCACGCTCGACCATTGCGCATCAGAGACCACGCGCTCGCGCTCTTGCTCGATGATTTTGTTAAAGTCTCTCACAATCATTTCCGTTACTCCGCTGCAAGTTTATGTGTCTGTGTCACGTCGCGCGCTGCCTCTTCGAGGATGCTCAGCCCCGATTTCAGGGTCGCTTCGGGCGTTGTCAGGGCGGCAAGCACCTTGACCACCTCATCATGGGCACCCG
The nucleotide sequence above comes from Roseovarius mucosus. Encoded proteins:
- a CDS encoding aspartate kinase — translated: MTFPDHTVEKIGGTSMSRVNELLGTLFIGERTGAALYHRIFVVSAFGGITNKLLEHKKSGTPGVYARFANGDDDHGWLDALTEVGRAMRESHGDILEHPGDRSMADEFVRERIEGARSCLFDLQRLCSYGHFRLSDHMLVIRELLSGLGESHSAFVTTLLLQRAGVNARFIDLSGWRDETEHDLSERIAAGLRDVDLSSEMPIVTGYAQCTEGLMREFDRGYSEVTFATIAAWTGAKEAIIHKEFHLSSADPNLVGADAVRKLGHTNYDVADQLSNLGMEAIHPKAAKTLRQADVALRVTNAFDPGDPGTLIDDQPTDTPSVEIVTGLKVVALELFEQDMVGVKGYDAAILEALKRHNVWIVSKTSNANTITHYVQASLKVVRRVARDLEEIYPSAKVSARTLSLVSPIGRDLSGLRVLSRGLAALEDAGIEVIAAHQTPRSVDVQFVLGAKEMEAGIAALHRALIESEVTHLPRKAA
- a CDS encoding ectoine synthase; the encoded protein is MIVRDFNKIIEQERERVVSDAQWSSVRMLLADDGMGFSFHITFLEPGSEHTFEYKNHFESVYCMQGKGSITDIATGETHEIKPGVMYALDKHDRHILRAEEELVMACCFNPPVTGKEVHQADGSYALESA